The following DNA comes from Vigna radiata var. radiata cultivar VC1973A chromosome 4, Vradiata_ver6, whole genome shotgun sequence.
TCATCCTATCTTTGTCGTAGCTCTTCACCACAAAGGTTAGATCTTGTTCGTACAGCCATCGAAGACAAATCTACAAATTTTTCACATCAGTTTTCTGAACAcaaaaactcatatatatactACTGAGAAGAATTTAATCAGTGTCTACCTGAGCAACGGTTTTGCCATGAGCATCAGACAATTCTTTGAGTATATCATTGTCCATCACAAGATTAGCACCCCTGCTAGCACCCTTCCTCAAGGGTGAAAAAGCAGTCACAGTGATACCCTTTTCCTTGCAGAATTCTCTCAGTTGCTGCTGTTGCCACCCAAGGTTAACTTCAACCTGTTTACGATTGTTCAAGGTTTAATGCtgattaaactaatttatatactgttaacttaattattgtttgttaaattaattacttGATTCACTGCAGGAGGAATGGTAGCAAAAGAGAGCAATTTTTCAAGCCTGCTGATGGAGAAGTTGCTGACTCCAATGGCTTTGGTGAGACCAAGTTTCTGGCATTCTTCCATGGATTCCCACACACCCTTCAAGTCAAACTCCACTATCTCTGATACTTCAATGGGGTAGACAACTTTCCCAGGCTTGGTAGCAATGGGCCAGTGGATGAGGTAGAGATCCAAGTACTCCAGTTGAAGAGTCCTGCATGAAAAACAAACATGGAAACTATTACAAAGTTGAAATTTTGACAGCTGGGAAAGTAAAAAAAGAGATATTGTACGTAAAGAAGTGGTGTGAATTGGAAAGTGTGTTGACCTGAGAGATTTCTGGAGAGCTGGAACAATGGTATGTGCATGGTTATCGGTGACCCACAGTTTGGAAGTGACGAAGAGTTCGTCTCTGGATTGAACGAGTCCAAGTTTAAGAGCTTCTGCTATGGCTTCTCCCACAGACTGTTCGACGCCATAGGCAGAAGCAGCATCGAAGTGTCGGTAGCCCTGCTTGATGGCCTCGAGAACAGCATCTTTTGTGGTGACCGTGCTGGTGGCTTCCGGCGCGGTGCCGAGGCCGATGACCGGCATCTTGCGGTGGCCGGAGGAAGAGTGAAGAGTGACTTGGGGGATTGTGGTGGCAGCCATttggagaaaaatgatgaattgGGTTTGGTTAGTTTGATGATGTTAGAAAAAGGGTGACAGAGTGATCCTTTTATAGCCATGGAAAGTTTGAAGAAGCAGAGTGAGTAGGTGGGATTAGTAGTGATTATATCCACTTTGGGGTAGCTGGTGTTCGTGCCAATCCAATACACGTGTTTTGAATTCTTAATGTCTGTTGTTTTTCAAAGTACTTGGACCAAACAAAAACATCAGATTAATTCTCCaacatatatgttttgaaaaaaaataaatggtaaaataatatatgtttgacACTCTATATAAgctaaaatagtaataatagagTAACttgacatttatttatttgatataatgcACGAGAATAAAAGTTAGTGAAGATGCcaattcactttttaatttataaggaTTATAAGTCTACATCAAATCACCAAACAGAAGAGTTGAAAAGTATAATaggatattatatatattatactaaaaaaactaattcacttttattaaaagttcagtatattattttatgttttgatttttaaaaactgtTTTAGTACTGTGAAAACTGTatttactctttctttttctctagtTTCCATTCAACCGTTTTGCtaaaaaaacgttatttaataataaaatattaatgagagAAACATTTTCaacattaatttattagaatataaataaaattttctatcaaataaaataaaagagaaatatatttatatataaaatatatctgagaaattttaaagaatattaaatataattatatatatatatatatatatgaatgatttAGGAAGATTTGATATgtcttaatataaaaaaagaagttgGAAACAACAcggcaaaaaaaaaagagaaagggcgagaaaaaaaagattgaaaacgTTACctaatagttttttatattcttttatcaataaaataaataaataaaaataaaataaaatagtttccaataataaaagaaatataaataaaatagaaaataataatatcaaataattaaaaaattaatttataagacatttatagataaaataaaataaatattaaaataaattttaattaaaaagaacatgtattgttatactatttagtttaaaaattagtacaattcatttaaaattagtatagttaatagttcagttcagtttatattatagtttagtacaatttagtagaTAAAACAAATTTGTCTAAACAGTTCAGTTGAGACAAATCAATtgacaaatttgtttttagtttagtacaaattttaataatacagTACCGTTCAGTTTTATTTGTCCACCCCTGATTATAATATTTCAGTATAAGTGTGATTTTGTGGAATTATTTTTTGGTCAATgctttttactttaaaaaaattgatggatatattttcaaatatgcaTCTCTTATCTTATAAAACATTATCCACTATcgtattataaattaattattgtaaattaaaatatattatagcattcaataaacattattattcatttataaatttcaatcatAATTTTTCCTTATCCTACACATTACAAGTTAAAATACCATACTAACCCTAAAGAAAAAGGTTGCAACATTGAATTCAAGGTATACCTTTGtacatttttctcctttatgaagtagttttaatattttgtttttctccctaccttaggacctcctactactctcaccatacgcgtcaatcctctctaagtgagaatgaaagaccgttagagtgttaggataaccccccaCGAAGAAGCCTCTTATATTCGTTCTAAACACTCtaatgatctcacctagagatcttactttGAAACTTTTTACATTGAAATCATTCCATTTACATTATCAAACAATAACAGGCCcagaagaaccactaaacaacacaaaaccccgtaaactcatacttagataaagaaaatgactcttaaaccatcaccaacagtttcaGATCCAAATCCCcaaaaacgacctaaagaacgtccaaaaatgatacccAGAATCCCGAAAAACCACCCAAAACTGTCCTGACTATTTTTTCgacgacaataatcgattatcatacgtaataatcgattatttacgagagttttgaagaaaatatgatgctttgactagaataatcgattatcaagtgagataatcgattatcaagtgagataatcgattattcttatcagttttttACAGCAACCTGATTTTTCTGATTTTAGTGCATTTGAGACACTTTGATGAGTTTCTAATACTCCTAATTTAATCTACACAATGAATTAAACTTGCCTAAGTTATTACAAACGTTCTTAACATCAATTTCTAATAGTTATGCTTCATTTTAGGCTCTAACACTTCACTTTCATTAACTTAGACACTCAACTTCTTAATTACCATTTGGAAAGTGTTTCTGGCCATTTTGGTAATCTTAATAAGTCACAATTGACTTAACTAAGTTATCCCAATAACCTAACTCAGCCCCTAACCTCTAATGCCTAATTTGACTACCTTACTTCTTCTCAAACAGCCTAAAACACTATAATTTAAGGAATTTACTACACAAAAACCTACTCAACGGAATCCATCTCAGTCTAACAACTCAATTTAGCATTTTTACCTTATTTGTACTAATTTCAATACAATAATTTCACAGTTCCATACTTTGAAATCCAAAGAGCATACAATTTAACATACAACATCATTAAAATTCAGCTCCAATAATTTACTTAACTAATTACTATTAAACTGTCTATAGAGATTATTTCATCTAATCACTCAAAATCATCACAGCAATATATATCCATCCCAGTTCATAGACATCCAATTCACAGTTGACATACAAGGCACATTTAACACAACATGCAAATTTCAGTTCATAGTTCACATAATATAATTTCACTAAATAGCTTCAAGAATATATTTTGAGAGACAATCCCAAGTTAAATCCCCAAATTCATGCAACCCCAAtttctaaaagagaaaagaaagaaacacctaagcttcccttaccttcgGATTAAATTGTCCTACTCGAAGGAAGATCAAACTACACCTTGTTTCGCAAGGAAAACTCTAAAGTCAGCTACAGTTCACTAATTGGAAGTAGAAGACAGATTTTAGAACCTAAATGGTGCTagaatttgaagagaaaaagaagaacgcACACGCAACCAGTATTTGATACAGGTTTACGGCCCTAAATTGCAcggaaagaagaagaacaacttACGGTGGAAGAATGAAAAATTGATTGGTCGGATTAAAGCTAACAATGTCAGGAATACTTAAGCACTTCCTGATTGATGAGCAAACGATTTAGTAACGAAGAAATTTAGAAAGATAGCAAAGA
Coding sequences within:
- the LOC106758586 gene encoding NAD(P)H-dependent 6'-deoxychalcone synthase; its protein translation is MAATTIPQVTLHSSSGHRKMPVIGLGTAPEATSTVTTKDAVLEAIKQGYRHFDAASAYGVEQSVGEAIAEALKLGLVQSRDELFVTSKLWVTDNHAHTIVPALQKSLRTLQLEYLDLYLIHWPIATKPGKVVYPIEVSEIVEFDLKGVWESMEECQKLGLTKAIGVSNFSISRLEKLLSFATIPPAVNQVEVNLGWQQQQLREFCKEKGITVTAFSPLRKGASRGANLVMDNDILKELSDAHGKTVAQICLRWLYEQDLTFVVKSYDKDRMKQNLGIFDWSLTEDDYKKIAEIHQDRLIKGPTKPLLDDLWE